DNA from Pelodiscus sinensis isolate JC-2024 chromosome 1, ASM4963464v1, whole genome shotgun sequence:
TAGGGTCAGGTGTTCATAATTAATTTCTCTGATGGATGAAACTGTCATTTTTCAGTGTGAAGAACAGCTGATCTGCCTCACACCTTCAAAAAACCGCCCCGTGTGTTCACGTTGTGTTTCATATTCATGTTGTCTCTCCATCCAGGTGTTTGTATTGCAGCCATTCCTGCTGACCATGGGCATCTAAAGAAACACCAGGGAACATACGGTGCAAGCAGGAGACACCGTTCTGCTTCAGACTTGTACACCCTCTCCCCTACTGCATGTCAGATTTCAACACCAccaacttcaccaacccctcctccttcatcctgctgggcatccctggcctggaggccGCCCACGTCtggctctccatccccttctgcatcatgtaCGCCATAGTTGTTTTGGGGAATTTCACCCTTCTCTTCATTGTGAAGAAGGAGTCGAGCCTCCATGTGCCtgtgtactatttcctctgcatacTAGCTGTCACTGATCTGGTCCTGTCCACTTCCatcctgcccaaaatgctgagcatcttctggttcaattccagggagatagATTTTAATGCCTGCCTTACCCAGATGTTCTTCCTTCACAGCTTTTCCATGATAGAATCTGGGATCTTagtggccatggcgttggatcgctatgtggccatctgccatcccctgcgacattccaccatcctgacaaaccccGTGGTGGGCAAGATGAGTCTGACTGTGGCTCTGCGCAGTGGTGTACTCACACTTCCCGGTCTTCTCctggcaaggcagtggccatattgcagaaccaacatcatcccccacacCTACTGCGAGCACATGGCCATGGTGAAGCTGGCTTGTGCTGACATCCGCGTCAGTAGTTACTACGGACTCTTTGTGGTATTTTTTGTGACCTGTCTGGATGTAGTTTTTATCTCTATctcctacacccagatcctcagggccgtcTTCcacctccccacaaaggacgcccggtGCAAGACTTTTGGGACTTGTGGCTCCCACCTGGGTGCCATCCTAGCCTTTTACATCCCATGTGTGTTGTCCTTATTGATGCACCGATTTGGCCACAGTGTGGCCCTGCATTTCCATGTTCTCCTTTCTAACATGTACGCCTTGTTCCCTCCcgtgctgaaccccatcatctacggggtgaggaccagagagatccgggacaggctgctccgTCTCTTCACTCAGAAAGGGAACTAATGCTTTCTCCTGGAGCGCTggctctcata
Protein-coding regions in this window:
- the LOC142830451 gene encoding olfactory receptor 52K2-like, whose product is MSDFNTTNFTNPSSFILLGIPGLEAAHVWLSIPFCIMYAIVVLGNFTLLFIVKKESSLHVPVYYFLCILAVTDLVLSTSILPKMLSIFWFNSREIDFNACLTQMFFLHSFSMIESGILVAMALDRYVAICHPLRHSTILTNPVVGKMSLTVALRSGVLTLPGLLLARQWPYCRTNIIPHTYCEHMAMVKLACADIRVSSYYGLFVVFFVTCLDVVFISISYTQILRAVFHLPTKDARCKTFGTCGSHLGAILAFYIPCVLSLLMHRFGHSVALHFHVLLSNMYALFPPVLNPIIYGVRTREIRDRLLRLFTQKGN